A part of Candidatus Saccharibacteria bacterium genomic DNA contains:
- a CDS encoding class I SAM-dependent methyltransferase encodes MTNTNMDTTEDMTAYTHSAVWYDTLYESLKDYSVEASRVLEIAEQRTGKHPRDMSLLDVACGTGLHLQHLAAWFSKVVGIDLSPQQLEMARKRLPEVNLICADMLTFSLSTPGFLDRNPSFFDVVTCLFSSIGYMRDTEQLEVAIMNLARHRNTGGVIIVEPWLTPDTYDEVVGPPQIPG; translated from the coding sequence ATGACCAACACCAATATGGATACAACCGAAGACATGACTGCCTACACCCACTCGGCGGTCTGGTACGACACTCTCTATGAGAGCCTCAAGGACTACAGCGTCGAGGCCAGCCGAGTGCTCGAAATCGCCGAGCAAAGGACCGGCAAGCACCCTCGTGACATGAGCTTGCTCGACGTGGCCTGCGGCACTGGCCTGCACCTGCAGCATCTCGCCGCCTGGTTCAGCAAGGTGGTCGGCATTGACCTGTCTCCCCAACAGCTCGAGATGGCTCGCAAGCGCCTGCCAGAGGTCAACTTGATCTGTGCCGACATGCTCACCTTCAGCTTGAGTACCCCGGGCTTCCTTGACCGCAACCCGTCGTTCTTCGATGTGGTGACATGCCTGTTCAGCTCGATCGGCTACATGCGTGATACCGAACAGCTGGAAGTTGCGATCATGAACTTGGCTCGACACCGCAACACCGGCGGCGTCATCATCGTGGAGCCCTGGCTCACGCCCGACACCTACGACGAAGTAGTCGGTCCACCACAAATTCCAGGGTAG
- the mutM gene encoding bifunctional DNA-formamidopyrimidine glycosylase/DNA-(apurinic or apyrimidinic site) lyase, producing the protein MPELPEVETVRTGLQQFLVGQTIQAVAFDWLKSFPNDKNQVDKFVIKAEITSVKRRAKVLLLDLNTGYTLMVHLKMTGQMVYRPKEGEGFGGGHPSDSLISKLPDKSTRVTFTLNRGKLFFNDQRKFGWIKLKKTADLVSDEFLSKLGPEPLEDSYTFEQFKAAIQRRQKTSIKAAILDQTVLAGVGNIYADESLFAARIHPATLVKDVSSIKLKRLYNAIREVMNLSIRLGGSSDRNYVDAQGKKGSYLKFAKVFRRDGQECPECGGKIVKIRVAGRGTHICPKCQKLPRKR; encoded by the coding sequence ATGCCAGAGCTACCAGAGGTCGAAACAGTTCGAACAGGATTACAGCAGTTCTTGGTGGGCCAGACCATCCAAGCGGTGGCTTTTGATTGGCTTAAAAGCTTCCCAAACGACAAAAACCAAGTTGATAAATTCGTAATAAAAGCTGAAATTACATCTGTAAAGCGCCGCGCCAAGGTGTTATTGCTCGATTTAAACACAGGCTACACACTCATGGTGCATCTCAAAATGACCGGCCAGATGGTGTATCGGCCCAAAGAGGGTGAGGGCTTTGGTGGTGGGCATCCGTCAGATAGCCTAATAAGTAAATTACCAGATAAATCTACCCGAGTAACTTTTACGCTAAACCGCGGCAAGTTGTTTTTTAACGACCAGCGTAAATTTGGCTGGATTAAACTAAAAAAGACCGCCGATCTAGTTAGTGACGAGTTTTTGAGCAAACTTGGCCCAGAACCACTCGAGGATAGCTACACATTTGAACAGTTTAAGGCTGCAATACAAAGAAGGCAAAAAACCAGCATAAAAGCTGCCATTTTAGATCAGACAGTTCTGGCCGGGGTGGGTAATATTTATGCCGATGAGAGCCTATTTGCAGCCCGAATTCACCCAGCCACCCTGGTGAAAGATGTTAGCAGCATAAAGTTAAAGCGGCTCTACAATGCCATTCGCGAAGTCATGAACTTAAGCATTCGCTTAGGTGGCAGTAGCGATCGCAATTATGTCGATGCTCAAGGAAAAAAGGGTAGTTACCTTAAATTCGCCAAGGTTTTCAGAAGAGATGGGCAAGAATGCCCGGAATGTGGGGGCAAGATTGTAAAAATTCGTGTGGCTGGCCGCGGCACGCACATTTGCCCCAAATGCCAGAAATTGCCGAGGAAAAGGTGA